The genomic stretch TTTCTGTCTCGCCAGAGATGTGCGTGCAACGTGGAATGACGATGAGCAATTCCCAGTTCGGGAAGGGATGACGGAGGAGGAGTGGTGGTGCAGGAACGTTACCCGCTGCGGAGGAGGGCAAAAAAGAGGATTTCTGATCGGGGAAACGATGTCCACCATCGAGGATAAACCCACCCCGTTCAAAGGCGGTAATGCCGATACCTGATGTCCCGCCGCGCCCAACAGTTTCTGCTAAATCTGCTACGCTTAAGTTTAGGTTGTAAAGCGTGTTCACCGCTTGGGCGATGCCTAAAGCGAGTTGTGTCCCGGAGCCAAATCCGGAATGTGGTGGGATTTCGGAGATGAGTTGAAGGCGGATGCCCGGAAAGCTGTACTTTACCTGCAGCTTTTCGAGGATAGCTTGCGCTCGCTCCTCGTATTGGATAGACTCAATTTGGGTCTGATCTGCCGGCTCAACGATAATTTCAAAATGTGGGTCATTGATTGCGAGACCAATACTCCCGTCAATCCTGTCCAGTGAACCGTTGAGATCGATGAGAGCAAAGTGGAGCCGTGCAGGTGTTCTGATCGTGACCGAGTTGCTGCCGTTAGCGTTCATTCGTTTCCGGGAGGTATGTGCCAATTCGCCCATCACCCTATCTGTTCATCTCTCTCAATCAATCCGTCCCGAATATGGAGGATGCGTCGGGCATGTGCTGCGATTTCGGGTTCGTGTGTGACCATGATAATCGTGTTTCCCGCCTCGTTTAGCTCATCAAAAATCGTCATGATTTCACCACCAGAGCGGGTATCCAAATTTCCCGTCGGCTCATCAGCAAAGATCATCGACGGGTTGTTAACAAGTGCCCGTGCAATCGCTACACGCTGGATCTGCCCACCCGACATTTCATTCGATTTATGGTGCACACGGTCTGCAAGTCCAACGGATTCCAACGCTTCAAACGCCCTGCGCCGTCGTTCCTTGCGACTCAGCCCACTGTAGATGAGCGGCAATTCAACATTGTGCAACGCGGTGGTTCGCTGTAAAAGGTTGAATGACTGAAAGACAAAACCGACCTTCCGATTGCGAATTTCAGCGAGGTGGTTATCTGACAATTGCCCGACCTCTTCCGCTTCGAGATAGTATTCCCCCTCTGTCGGCTTTGCAAGACAGCCGAGGATGTCCATCATTGTAGATTTCCCTGAACCGGAAGGTCCCACAATAGCAATAAACTCCCCACTTTCGACGGTGAATGTGACGCCCCTCAACGCATGAACCTGCACATCCCCCATTTCATACACTTTTGTCAAATCACGAACATCAATTAGCATTGTTACCTCTCTATTCTATTTACTATCTGGACCTGTTTTTGTGAGTTGTTCCATAGAAGGGACAAAGACACGATCGCCCTCTACAAGACCACTAGTCAACTCAAAATGGGTATTATTTCGCTGCCCGACTTCGATGCGGGTCCGAGTCCCCTTCTCGTCTTTTTTCTTGTCCTTTTTCTTTTCCTTCTCGGTATCTGTTTTTGAATCCTCTTTATCAAGCAGAACCGCTTCCAGCCCTTCGATCTTATCC from Candidatus Poribacteria bacterium encodes the following:
- a CDS encoding beta-ribofuranosylaminobenzene 5'-phosphate synthase, producing MGELAHTSRKRMNANGSNSVTIRTPARLHFALIDLNGSLDRIDGSIGLAINDPHFEIIVEPADQTQIESIQYEERAQAILEKLQVKYSFPGIRLQLISEIPPHSGFGSGTQLALGIAQAVNTLYNLNLSVADLAETVGRGGTSGIGITAFERGGFILDGGHRFPDQKSSFLPSSAAGNVPAPPLLLRHPFPNWELLIVIPRCTHISGETEIQLFKTLCPQPRFTAEQLSHLILLQLLPAIFEEDCRAFGSAINEIQTFGWKKVEIDAQGGVLQQTLDFLRDNGAMGAGLSSWGPAIFAVGEALPTLKEKTETFLQTLPDGGSCFITNANNVGAMVTVA
- a CDS encoding ABC transporter ATP-binding protein; translated protein: MLIDVRDLTKVYEMGDVQVHALRGVTFTVESGEFIAIVGPSGSGKSTMMDILGCLAKPTEGEYYLEAEEVGQLSDNHLAEIRNRKVGFVFQSFNLLQRTTALHNVELPLIYSGLSRKERRRRAFEALESVGLADRVHHKSNEMSGGQIQRVAIARALVNNPSMIFADEPTGNLDTRSGGEIMTIFDELNEAGNTIIMVTHEPEIAAHARRILHIRDGLIERDEQIG